The sequence below is a genomic window from Sphingobacterium sp. ML3W.
ATGATGTTCGTCCGGAAGTGCCTCTCTCTAAACTAAATTTTTAATGGGACTTAGGTGCTATGGTATTTTAAAAGGAAGGGAAATAAAAAAGTAATCTTGGACCATTCATTGATCGATAATGATAAAGTTGAATACTTTGAAGAACAACATGATCTACAGCAAAAGTTTATGGATTGCGGCATTGAGTATGCCTTAAGTGTGCTATTAGATTTTGAAAACAAACCTGTTTATTAAAAAATATAAGTCAAAAATCAATAGGTTGAGTTGCTATTAAAATTAAGTATATCTGTTCCTAGATCTATAAATAATTATAGGCTATCACGAACCTCTAATAGGAAGTTTTTCAATTTCTCTAATGAATCCAAAACGCGCTGATTTTCTTTAGCTTCTGATTTGTTCGTCCGAAGGTATTCTCGCGCACCTTGAAGGGTGTAACCTTTGTCTTTTACCAGATTGAAGATAATTTTTAAATTAGCAATATCATCTTGTGTGAACAGACGGTTTCCTTTTTTATTCTTTTTGGGTTGAATAATGTCAAATTCACGCTCATAAAAACGAATTTGGGAAGCATTGACATTGAACATTGCAGTCACTTCACCCATCGTATAATACAATTTATTAATTTCGCGCTCTTTGTAAGGCATACTAATTTGTTAATTTATATATAACAAACTTAGATAAATTTACTTAGATACGCAATTGTATTGTGTATCTAAGTGAAGTTATTCGTTATCATGTACTTAATACTGATGTATCTTGGGTATTTTTCTTCTGCTTTTGAGATGTGTATCGGGTATAGCAATATCCTGTTTGATTGATAGGAATAATTGGTTATCTTGATTCAACGTATTTAAAGATTAGATTTTAAAAATAATATGATTGTGATAAGCCGCTTCTGGACGAAAGTTTTTTCATTGGGAAAAGCTGATGCGATCACTATCTATCCGTTTGTTTTTTTGAAGAGCAGGATTTTTAAGCATAATCTGCAGCTTATCAATCATGAAAAGATTCATATGAGGCAGGCTACAGAGCTATTGATCGTGTTTTTCTATATCAGCTATCTACTCGAGTTTTTATTCCGATATGTACAATATCGAAATTTCCATCAGGCTTATTTGAATATATCGTATGAAAGAGAAGCTTATGCGAATGAAGCCAATTTTGATTATTTATCGCAACGAAAGTTTTGGGCCTTTAAGGATTATATCAAAAAATAAGAGCTCCATTTTGTGGAGCTCTTATTTTATTCTTTTCCTTATTAAATAGACTGCCTTTTATTTAAGCAATCTCAAGTAAGTGGATACTTTTTCTTTTAATTGTCTTCTATCTACGATGAAGTCTAAGAATCCATGCTCTAAAATAAATTCTGAAGTTTGGAATCC
It includes:
- a CDS encoding MerR family transcriptional regulator, with the protein product MPYKEREINKLYYTMGEVTAMFNVNASQIRFYEREFDIIQPKKNKKGNRLFTQDDIANLKIIFNLVKDKGYTLQGAREYLRTNKSEAKENQRVLDSLEKLKNFLLEVRDSL